A region from the Aegilops tauschii subsp. strangulata cultivar AL8/78 chromosome 5, Aet v6.0, whole genome shotgun sequence genome encodes:
- the LOC109731883 gene encoding ATP-dependent 6-phosphofructokinase 5, chloroplastic isoform X2, which yields MPLSGMAIAFKASTSACTAQQLWGHPTRDQCQHGFTHLNERKSRKGSAALHARAIPGNLDLDFGDPSWKQKYQEDWDRRFSLPHITDVFDLEPRLTTFSLKKNRSPLGASDASSPDKWNGYVNKDDRALLKVINYASNTSAGAVCIDPDCSWVEHWVHRAGPRKEIYYEPEEVKAAIVTCGGLCPGLNDVIRQIVFTLEIYGVKNIVGIQFGYRGFFEKGLKEMPLSRDVVENINLAGGSFLGVSRGGAKTSEIVDSIQARRIDMLFVIGGNGSHAGANAIHEECRKRKLKVSVVAVPKTIDNDILFMDKTFGFDTAVEEAQRAINSAYIEARSAYHGVGLVKLMGRSTGFIAMHASLSSGQIDVCLIPEVSFTLDGEHGVLSHLEHLLETKGFCVVCVAEGAGQDLLQKSNATDASGNVILSDFGVHMQQKIKKHFKDIGVLADVKYIDPTYMVRACRANASDAILCTVLGQNAVHGAFAGFSGITSGICNTHYAFLPITEVITTPKHVNPNSRMWHRCLTSTGQPDFH from the exons ATGCCCTTATCTGGGATGGCCATTGCTTTCAAAGCAAGCACGAGTGCTTGTACTGCACAACAGCTGTGGGGGCATCCAACCAGGGATCAGTGTCAGCATGGTTTCACTCACTTAAATGAACGAAAGAGCAGAAAAGGCTCTGCTGCACTGCATGCCAGAGCTATTCCTGGGAACTTAGACCTGGATTTCGGTGAtccttcttggaagcaaaagtaTCAGGAAGACTGGGATAGGCGTTTTAGTTTGCCACATATTACAGATGTATTTGATTTAGAGCCAAGGCTCACTACATTTTCTCTGAAGAAAAACAG AAGTCCCCTGGGCGCTAGCGATGCTTCATCACCTGACAAGTGGAATGGCTATGTAAATAAGGATGATAGAGCACTTCTGAAG GTGATTAACTATGCCTCTAATACTTCTGCTGGAGCTGTGTGCATTGATCCTGATTGTAGCTGGGTGGAACATTG GGTGCATCGTGCAGGGCCTCGTAAGGAAATATACTATGAGCCAGAGGAAGTAAAAGCAGCCATTGTTACCTGTGGAGGGCTCTGCCCTGGTTTAAATGATGTCATTAGACAG ATAGTATTTACCCTGGAGATCTATGGGGTGAAGAATATTGTCGGAATTCAGTTTGGTTATCGTGGATTTTTTGAAAAAGGCTTAAAAGAAATGCCG CTTTCACGTGATGTGGTGGAGAACATAAATCTTGCTGGTGGAAGCTTCCTCGGTGTCTCCCGTGGAGGAGCTAAAACTAGTGAAATTGTAGATAGCATACAG GCCAGAAGAATCGATATGCTATTTGTAATCGGAGGAAATGGTAGCCATGCTGGAGCTAATGCTATTCACGAGGAG TGCCGTAAGAGAAAACTGAAAGTTTCAGTTGTAGCTGTTCCAAAGACAATTGACAATGATATACTTTTCATGGATAAGACTTTTGGTTTTGACACAGCTGTTGAAGAAGCTCAACGTGCAATCAATTCTGCCTATATAGAG GCACGTAGTGCATATCATGGAGTTGGGTTGGTCAAATTAATGGGAAGAAGCACTGGGTTCATAGCCATGCATGCTTCTCTTTCTAGCGGACAGATTGATGTCTGCCTAATACCTGAG GTATCTTTTACACTTGATGGAGAACATGGTGTCTTGTCACATCTTGAGCATTTACTGGAAACCAAGGGATTTTGTGTGGTTTGTGTGGCTGAAGGTGCAGGACAG GATTTACTGCAAAAATCAAATGCAACAGATGCATCAGGAAATGTGAtacttagtgattttggtgtccACATGCAGCAAAAG ATCAAGAAACATTTCAAGGACATTGGTGTTCTAGCTGATGTGAAGTACATCGACCCAACATATATGGTCCGGGCCTGTCGTGCAAATGCATCTGATGCTATCTTGTGCACTGTGCTTGGACAAAATGCT GTCCATGGAGCATTTGCCGGGTTCAGCGGCATCACATCAGGTATTTGCAACACACATTATGCCTTCCTCCCGATCACAGAAGTCATCACAACACCGAAGCATGTGAACCCAAATAGCAGGATGTGGCACCGATGTCTCACGTCCACTGGCCAACCGGACTTCCACTGA
- the LOC109731883 gene encoding ATP-dependent 6-phosphofructokinase 5, chloroplastic isoform X1 has protein sequence MPLSGMAIAFKASTSACTAQQLWGHPTRDQCQHGFTHLNERKSRKGSAALHARAIPGNLDLDFGDPSWKQKYQEDWDRRFSLPHITDVFDLEPRLTTFSLKKNSPLGASDASSPDKWNGYVNKDDRALLKVINYASNTSAGAVCIDPDCSWVEHWVHRAGPRKEIYYEPEEVKAAIVTCGGLCPGLNDVIRQIVFTLEIYGVKNIVGIQFGYRGFFEKGLKEMPLSRDVVENINLAGGSFLGVSRGGAKTSEIVDSIQARRIDMLFVIGGNGSHAGANAIHEECRKRKLKVSVVAVPKTIDNDILFMDKTFGFDTAVEEAQRAINSAYIEARSAYHGVGLVKLMGRSTGFIAMHASLSSGQIDVCLIPEVSFTLDGEHGVLSHLEHLLETKGFCVVCVAEGAGQDLLQKSNATDASGNVILSDFGVHMQQKIKKHFKDIGVLADVKYIDPTYMVRACRANASDAILCTVLGQNAVHGAFAGFSGITSGICNTHYAFLPITEVITTPKHVNPNSRMWHRCLTSTGQPDFH, from the exons ATGCCCTTATCTGGGATGGCCATTGCTTTCAAAGCAAGCACGAGTGCTTGTACTGCACAACAGCTGTGGGGGCATCCAACCAGGGATCAGTGTCAGCATGGTTTCACTCACTTAAATGAACGAAAGAGCAGAAAAGGCTCTGCTGCACTGCATGCCAGAGCTATTCCTGGGAACTTAGACCTGGATTTCGGTGAtccttcttggaagcaaaagtaTCAGGAAGACTGGGATAGGCGTTTTAGTTTGCCACATATTACAGATGTATTTGATTTAGAGCCAAGGCTCACTACATTTTCTCTGAAGAAAAACAG TCCCCTGGGCGCTAGCGATGCTTCATCACCTGACAAGTGGAATGGCTATGTAAATAAGGATGATAGAGCACTTCTGAAG GTGATTAACTATGCCTCTAATACTTCTGCTGGAGCTGTGTGCATTGATCCTGATTGTAGCTGGGTGGAACATTG GGTGCATCGTGCAGGGCCTCGTAAGGAAATATACTATGAGCCAGAGGAAGTAAAAGCAGCCATTGTTACCTGTGGAGGGCTCTGCCCTGGTTTAAATGATGTCATTAGACAG ATAGTATTTACCCTGGAGATCTATGGGGTGAAGAATATTGTCGGAATTCAGTTTGGTTATCGTGGATTTTTTGAAAAAGGCTTAAAAGAAATGCCG CTTTCACGTGATGTGGTGGAGAACATAAATCTTGCTGGTGGAAGCTTCCTCGGTGTCTCCCGTGGAGGAGCTAAAACTAGTGAAATTGTAGATAGCATACAG GCCAGAAGAATCGATATGCTATTTGTAATCGGAGGAAATGGTAGCCATGCTGGAGCTAATGCTATTCACGAGGAG TGCCGTAAGAGAAAACTGAAAGTTTCAGTTGTAGCTGTTCCAAAGACAATTGACAATGATATACTTTTCATGGATAAGACTTTTGGTTTTGACACAGCTGTTGAAGAAGCTCAACGTGCAATCAATTCTGCCTATATAGAG GCACGTAGTGCATATCATGGAGTTGGGTTGGTCAAATTAATGGGAAGAAGCACTGGGTTCATAGCCATGCATGCTTCTCTTTCTAGCGGACAGATTGATGTCTGCCTAATACCTGAG GTATCTTTTACACTTGATGGAGAACATGGTGTCTTGTCACATCTTGAGCATTTACTGGAAACCAAGGGATTTTGTGTGGTTTGTGTGGCTGAAGGTGCAGGACAG GATTTACTGCAAAAATCAAATGCAACAGATGCATCAGGAAATGTGAtacttagtgattttggtgtccACATGCAGCAAAAG ATCAAGAAACATTTCAAGGACATTGGTGTTCTAGCTGATGTGAAGTACATCGACCCAACATATATGGTCCGGGCCTGTCGTGCAAATGCATCTGATGCTATCTTGTGCACTGTGCTTGGACAAAATGCT GTCCATGGAGCATTTGCCGGGTTCAGCGGCATCACATCAGGTATTTGCAACACACATTATGCCTTCCTCCCGATCACAGAAGTCATCACAACACCGAAGCATGTGAACCCAAATAGCAGGATGTGGCACCGATGTCTCACGTCCACTGGCCAACCGGACTTCCACTGA